A part of Myxococcus landrumus genomic DNA contains:
- a CDS encoding iron chelate uptake ABC transporter family permease subunit translates to MLAERLVETRRPERMLLILGAVALACAGLFMLVNVGSDWQFVLPFRGRKLATALLVGYSIAVSTVLFQTVTGNRVLTPAILGFDNLYVLIQTCLLYFLGSGVVAGLDPRLRFGVEVLVMVAFSGLLYWGLFGGGQRGVERVLLTGVVLGVLFKSLASFLQRLIDPNEFIFLQDRFFASFNQPDEDLLLISFVLTLGVSVVGWRMLRTLDVLVLGRETAINLGVNHQRTVAGVLVLVAILVSVSSALVGPVTFFGLLVSSLAYVVVRTYRHGLVLPAAALIAGGALVAGQFLLEQVFAFNTNPRVIIDFVGGLVFISMLLRRNPG, encoded by the coding sequence GTGTTGGCTGAGCGGCTGGTGGAGACGCGGCGGCCGGAGCGCATGCTGCTCATCCTGGGCGCCGTGGCGTTGGCCTGCGCCGGGCTGTTCATGCTCGTCAACGTGGGGAGTGACTGGCAGTTCGTCCTGCCGTTCCGAGGGCGCAAGCTGGCGACGGCGCTGCTGGTGGGCTACTCCATCGCGGTCTCCACGGTGCTCTTCCAGACGGTGACGGGCAACCGCGTGCTGACGCCCGCCATCCTGGGGTTCGACAACCTCTACGTGCTCATCCAGACGTGCCTGCTCTATTTCCTGGGCTCTGGAGTCGTGGCGGGGCTGGACCCGAGGCTCCGGTTCGGCGTGGAAGTGTTGGTCATGGTGGCCTTCTCGGGGCTCTTGTACTGGGGCCTGTTTGGAGGAGGGCAGCGCGGCGTGGAGCGGGTGCTCCTGACGGGCGTGGTGCTGGGCGTGTTGTTCAAGAGCCTGGCGTCGTTCCTCCAGCGGCTCATCGACCCCAACGAGTTCATCTTCCTGCAGGACCGGTTCTTCGCGAGCTTCAACCAGCCAGATGAGGACCTGCTGCTCATCTCGTTCGTGCTGACGCTGGGCGTGTCGGTGGTCGGCTGGCGGATGTTGCGGACGCTGGACGTGCTGGTGTTGGGGCGCGAGACGGCCATCAACCTGGGCGTGAATCACCAGCGAACGGTGGCGGGCGTCCTGGTGTTGGTGGCCATCCTCGTGTCCGTGTCGAGCGCGCTGGTGGGCCCGGTGACCTTCTTTGGCTTGCTGGTGTCCAGCCTGGCGTATGTGGTCGTGCGCACGTACCGGCATGGGCTCGTGTTGCCGGCGGCGGCGCTCATCGCGGGGGGGGCCCTGGTCGCGGGGCAGTTCCTCCTGGAGCAGGTCTTTGCGTTCAACACCAACCCCCGTGTCATCATCGACTTCGTGGGAGGGCTGGTGTTCATCTCGATGCTCTTGCGGAGGAACCCGGGATGA
- a CDS encoding ABC transporter permease, which produces MIRLAAAVAVIALLALVSVFIGVGDVSWHALVSPGPDEQALQVLLISRIPRLLAVLLVGTSLGVAGLILQMLARNRFVEPATVGAADSAGLGLLVATMLMPQLPVLGKMLVAAAFSLAGTALFLLILRRIPLRSVLIVPLVGLVLGSVFDSVTTFFAYRSDLLQSVNAWKTGDFSNVLRGRYELLWVTFGLTCGAYFAADRFTVAGMGESFTTNLGMRYSRIVALGLLIVSLITGLVVVTVGMVPFLGLLVPNLVSMFLGDNTRRALPWVAVGGAGFVLLCDVLGRVVRFPYEIPGATIAGVAGSVLFLSLLLRREARVG; this is translated from the coding sequence GTGATTCGACTCGCCGCCGCCGTTGCCGTCATCGCCCTGCTGGCCCTGGTCAGCGTGTTCATTGGCGTCGGCGATGTGTCCTGGCACGCGCTGGTGTCGCCGGGGCCGGATGAGCAGGCGCTCCAGGTGCTGCTCATCAGCCGCATTCCCCGGCTGCTGGCAGTTCTTCTGGTGGGCACCTCGCTGGGCGTCGCGGGGCTCATCCTCCAGATGCTCGCGCGCAACCGCTTCGTGGAGCCCGCGACGGTGGGCGCGGCGGACTCCGCGGGACTGGGGCTGCTCGTCGCCACCATGCTCATGCCCCAGCTCCCCGTGCTGGGGAAGATGCTCGTCGCGGCGGCGTTCTCGCTGGCGGGTACGGCGTTGTTCCTGCTCATCCTGCGGCGCATCCCACTGCGCTCGGTGCTCATCGTCCCGCTGGTGGGGCTGGTGCTGGGCAGTGTCTTCGACTCGGTGACGACGTTCTTCGCGTACCGGTCAGACCTGCTCCAGTCGGTCAACGCGTGGAAGACGGGCGACTTCTCCAACGTGCTGCGCGGGCGCTACGAGCTGCTGTGGGTGACGTTCGGCCTCACCTGTGGCGCGTACTTCGCCGCGGACCGCTTCACGGTGGCGGGCATGGGGGAGTCCTTCACCACGAACCTGGGCATGCGCTACTCGCGCATCGTGGCGCTGGGGCTGCTCATCGTCTCGCTCATCACGGGGCTGGTGGTCGTCACGGTGGGGATGGTCCCGTTCCTGGGGCTGCTGGTGCCCAACCTCGTCAGCATGTTCCTGGGCGACAACACGCGGCGCGCCCTGCCGTGGGTGGCGGTGGGCGGCGCGGGCTTCGTGTTGCTGTGTGACGTCCTGGGCCGGGTGGTGCGCTTCCCCTATGAAATCCCGGGGGCGACCATCGCGGGCGTCGCGGGCAGTGTGCTCTTCCTGAGCCTCCTGCTGCGGAGGGAAGCCCGTGTTGGCTGA
- a CDS encoding iron ABC transporter ATP-binding protein, which yields MIEAANVTKRYGATVVVDDVSLRFPVGGITSIIGPNGAGKSTLLSMISRVSPMSSGSVQVDGLDILTTPGDVLARKLAILRQDNHITARLTVRELVTFGRYPHSKGRPTVKDREHVERAIQHMGLAALTERFLDELSGGQRQRAFVAMVLCQDTDHVLLDEPLNGLDLKHAVSMMRQLRTAADTLGKSIVLVLHDLNFASCYSDHLIAMRDGKVLFQGRPDEIMRPEVLRAVYDLDIAIQQIDGDWIATHYR from the coding sequence ATGATTGAGGCCGCGAACGTCACCAAACGCTATGGCGCCACGGTGGTCGTGGACGATGTGTCCCTGCGCTTCCCCGTGGGTGGAATCACCTCCATCATCGGGCCGAACGGCGCGGGCAAGTCGACGTTGCTGTCGATGATCAGCCGGGTGTCGCCGATGTCCTCGGGCTCCGTGCAGGTGGATGGCCTGGACATCCTCACGACGCCGGGCGATGTGCTCGCGCGGAAGCTGGCCATCCTTCGCCAGGACAATCACATCACCGCGCGGTTGACGGTGCGGGAGTTGGTGACGTTCGGCCGCTATCCGCACTCCAAGGGCCGCCCCACGGTGAAGGACCGGGAGCACGTGGAGCGAGCAATCCAGCACATGGGGCTCGCCGCGCTCACGGAGCGGTTCCTGGATGAGCTGTCCGGAGGCCAGCGTCAGCGGGCCTTCGTGGCGATGGTGCTCTGCCAGGACACGGACCATGTGCTCCTGGACGAGCCGCTCAATGGATTGGATTTGAAGCACGCGGTGTCGATGATGCGGCAGTTGCGCACCGCGGCCGACACGCTGGGAAAGAGCATCGTCCTGGTGCTGCACGACCTGAACTTCGCGTCGTGCTACTCCGACCACCTCATCGCGATGCGTGACGGGAAGGTCCTGTTCCAGGGGCGGCCGGACGAAATCATGCGGCCGGAGGTGCTCCGGGCCGTGTATGACCTGGACATCGCCATCCAGCAGATTGATGGCGATTGGATTGCCACGCACTACCGCTGA
- a CDS encoding siderophore ABC transporter substrate-binding protein encodes MWRAAVVLAVVGLTVACQRSPEPAPGAAPVAEAPSEKGRTVKHAQGSTVVPLHPQRVVVFDLVALDILQALGVEVFAVAGDQFPGHLASFADAKYPRMGTLFEPNYEALHSARPDLIISGGRSSAKYANLSRFAPTVDLPMGGVNYLDTVVANTELLASIFGKEEKARVLVTELRASIAKLKETTASRGTGLVVLVTGGRISAYGPGSRFGVIHGDFGVPVAAAGLSASLHGEVIGSEFIREKNPDWLFVIDRDAGMGQSGGARQVLDNELVHQTTAWKKGQVIYLDPMNAYLIGGGIQAVDRLRGQVAEFYASKAP; translated from the coding sequence ATGTGGCGAGCCGCCGTGGTGCTGGCCGTCGTGGGGCTGACCGTGGCGTGCCAGCGCTCGCCGGAGCCCGCGCCGGGGGCCGCGCCCGTGGCGGAAGCGCCCTCGGAGAAGGGGCGCACCGTCAAGCATGCCCAGGGGAGCACGGTGGTCCCGTTGCATCCCCAGCGCGTCGTGGTCTTCGACCTGGTGGCGTTGGACATCCTCCAGGCGTTGGGCGTGGAGGTCTTCGCCGTCGCGGGGGACCAGTTCCCCGGTCACCTCGCTTCGTTCGCGGACGCGAAGTATCCGCGCATGGGGACGCTGTTCGAGCCCAACTACGAGGCCCTCCACTCCGCGCGCCCGGACCTCATCATCTCGGGGGGGCGCTCCAGCGCGAAGTACGCGAACCTGTCCCGCTTCGCGCCCACGGTGGACCTGCCCATGGGCGGGGTGAACTACCTGGACACGGTGGTCGCCAACACGGAGCTGCTGGCGAGCATCTTCGGCAAGGAGGAGAAGGCGCGCGTGCTGGTGACGGAGCTGCGTGCCTCCATCGCGAAGCTGAAGGAGACGACGGCGAGCCGAGGCACGGGGCTGGTGGTGCTCGTGACGGGTGGCCGTATCAGCGCGTATGGCCCGGGCTCCCGCTTCGGCGTCATCCACGGAGACTTCGGCGTGCCGGTGGCCGCCGCGGGGCTCAGCGCGTCCCTGCATGGCGAGGTCATCGGCTCGGAGTTCATCCGCGAGAAGAACCCCGACTGGCTGTTCGTGATTGATAGGGACGCGGGCATGGGGCAGTCGGGTGGGGCTCGGCAGGTGCTCGACAACGAGCTGGTCCACCAGACGACGGCGTGGAAGAAGGGGCAGGTCATCTACCTGGACCCGATGAACGCGTACCTCATTGGCGGCGGCATCCAGGCGGTGGACCGGCTGCGTGGGCAGGTCGCGGAGTTCTACGCCTCGAAGGCTCCATAG